A genome region from Mugil cephalus isolate CIBA_MC_2020 chromosome 13, CIBA_Mcephalus_1.1, whole genome shotgun sequence includes the following:
- the LOC125018474 gene encoding uncharacterized protein LOC125018474 isoform X2 — protein MSVGIRSRIFPSLSTPHIDEPASKDVTASLHRNVLSWGVWRGQEAKESVSPRAVAQSSYCQGTDIKSFGRVSNLFRTASVPDVAGKRPQTSFSSITIAARKVFSTSQEYLYPSTPVRPLRLSTHPEQQENFGRKVLSISSMSDSNPQPGVCRRNTTILTPNESRRAYSPADGLRCSEKKRAQLLHQRYPEEDRKEKVIGGSVMNLFALRPSYRSCIHHEVPLRSNSSVVFLDKSLCISLAELEGRRAGQPPLYTSTLSVRLSVSSCHRFSRDHKIAKTNEGFGRRRAATLGSKNHNGRDSSLGHCRGPLLKNLGEVDQTAPTHGVNNKADDSNTHGLGSTSGLLSFKGPSSTKKNRNADEAVISVRSNFRHRKHTLSSGQVDSRTKGKQAGTDKTAEGQKDGCSKERETVSTSDTTCCYHSKLQASALEGTPKTLSLKEALELFRPDFICRSQGRVRRLEQRARRRKALQDSNPDLVQGLGEDRGKQKRKCTTPDPLSDNLFKPRERTISGREMQLRSRRIYNKLPEVTKKKEEEKKRAVSQSNRLRAEVFKKRLLDQILQR, from the exons ATGTCGGTGGGAATCCGCAGTAGGATATTCCCGAGTCTATCAACACCTCACATCGATGAG CCCGCAAGTAAGGATGTCACTGCTTCACTGCACAGGAATGTGCTGTCATGGGGTGTGTGGCGGGGGCAAGAGGCGAAGGAGAGTGTGTCTCCTCGAGCAGTAGCACAATCCTCCTACTGTCAGGGGACAGATATTAAATCCTTTGGCAGAGTTTCCAACCTGTTCCGGACTGCAAGTGTTCCAGATGTGGCGGGAAAGCGTCCACAGACGTCGTTTTCGTCCATCACCATCGCAGCCCGGAAGGTCTTTTCTACCTCACAGGAATATTTATATCCATCCACTCCAGTAAGGCCTTTGAGGCTATCAACTCATCCAGAACAGCAAGAAAACTTTGGGAGAAAGGTTTTATCCATATCTTCAATGAGTGATTCAAACCCTCAGCCGGGTGTGTGCAGACGGAACACGACCATCTTGACGCCAAATGAGTCCAGACGGGCCTACTCACCAGCTGATGGATTGAGATGCTCCGAAAAGAAGAGAGCCCAACTTTTACATCAGAGATACccagaggaggacagaaaggagaaaGTGATAGGTGGCTCAGTAATGAACCTGTTTGCCCTGCGGCCTTCTTACCGATCTTGTATCCATCATGAGGTGCCTCTGAGGTCCAATAGCTCGGTCGTGTTTTTGGACAAGTCACTTTGTATATCCCTTGCAGAACTAGAGGGAAGAAGAGCAGGTCAGCCACCTTTGTATACATCCACCTTGTCTGTTCGCCTTAGTGTCTCTTCTTGCCACAGATTCTCCAGAGATCACAAAATAGCCAAAACAAACGAGGGTTTCGGGAGACGCAGAGCAGCCACGTTGGGCAGCAAAAACCACAATGGCCGCGATAGTTCTTTGGGTCACTGCAGAGGTCCTCTATTGAAGAACCTGGGTGAGGTCGACCAAACAGCACCCACTCACGGTGTAAACAACAAGGCTGACGATTCAAATACGCACGGCCTTGGCTCTACTTCAGGATTACTGTCATTCAAAGGCCCCTCATCcacaaagaagaacaggaaTGCAGATGAGGCAGTCATCTCTGTTCGGAGCAATTTCAGGCACAGGAAGCACACTTTGAGCTCTGGCCAAG TGGACTCCAGAACAAAGGGCAAGCAAGCAGGAACTGACAAGACAGCAGAAGGACAAAAAGATGGCTGTTCCAAAGAACGTGAAACAGTTTCCACTTCAGATACGACCTGTTGCTATCATTCCAAACTGCAGGCCAGTGCTCTGGAGGGCACACCCAAGACTCTCAGTCTGAAA GAGGCTTTGGAGCTCTTCAGACCAGATTTCATCTGCAGATCTCAGGGTCGGGTGAGGAGATTGGAGCAGAGGGCTCGGAGAAGGAAAGCACTGCAGGACTCCAATCCAGACCTTGTGCAGGGCCTCGGGGAAGATCGAGGCAAGCAAAAGAGGAAATGCACCACACCGGATCCACTTAGTG aTAACCTTTTCAAGCCTAGAGAGAGGACTATATCAGGCAGGGAGATGCAGCTGAGGTCCAGACG GATTTACAACAAGCTGCCGGAGGTgacaaagaagaaggaggaggagaaaaagagagctGTATCACAAAGCAACAGATTGCGAGCAGAGGTCTTTAAAAAG AGACTCCTGGACCAGATCTTGCAAAGATAA
- the LOC125018474 gene encoding uncharacterized protein LOC125018474 isoform X1, which yields MTGCTVASAESSGCICSSERAIVADALTLTLYQPASKDVTASLHRNVLSWGVWRGQEAKESVSPRAVAQSSYCQGTDIKSFGRVSNLFRTASVPDVAGKRPQTSFSSITIAARKVFSTSQEYLYPSTPVRPLRLSTHPEQQENFGRKVLSISSMSDSNPQPGVCRRNTTILTPNESRRAYSPADGLRCSEKKRAQLLHQRYPEEDRKEKVIGGSVMNLFALRPSYRSCIHHEVPLRSNSSVVFLDKSLCISLAELEGRRAGQPPLYTSTLSVRLSVSSCHRFSRDHKIAKTNEGFGRRRAATLGSKNHNGRDSSLGHCRGPLLKNLGEVDQTAPTHGVNNKADDSNTHGLGSTSGLLSFKGPSSTKKNRNADEAVISVRSNFRHRKHTLSSGQVDSRTKGKQAGTDKTAEGQKDGCSKERETVSTSDTTCCYHSKLQASALEGTPKTLSLKEALELFRPDFICRSQGRVRRLEQRARRRKALQDSNPDLVQGLGEDRGKQKRKCTTPDPLSDNLFKPRERTISGREMQLRSRRIYNKLPEVTKKKEEEKKRAVSQSNRLRAEVFKKRLLDQILQR from the exons ATGACGGGTTGCACTGTGGCCTCTGCTGAAAGCAGCGGCTGTATCTGTTCCAGCGAAAGGGCAATAGTTGCTGATGCCTTAACCTTGACGCTTTATCAG CCCGCAAGTAAGGATGTCACTGCTTCACTGCACAGGAATGTGCTGTCATGGGGTGTGTGGCGGGGGCAAGAGGCGAAGGAGAGTGTGTCTCCTCGAGCAGTAGCACAATCCTCCTACTGTCAGGGGACAGATATTAAATCCTTTGGCAGAGTTTCCAACCTGTTCCGGACTGCAAGTGTTCCAGATGTGGCGGGAAAGCGTCCACAGACGTCGTTTTCGTCCATCACCATCGCAGCCCGGAAGGTCTTTTCTACCTCACAGGAATATTTATATCCATCCACTCCAGTAAGGCCTTTGAGGCTATCAACTCATCCAGAACAGCAAGAAAACTTTGGGAGAAAGGTTTTATCCATATCTTCAATGAGTGATTCAAACCCTCAGCCGGGTGTGTGCAGACGGAACACGACCATCTTGACGCCAAATGAGTCCAGACGGGCCTACTCACCAGCTGATGGATTGAGATGCTCCGAAAAGAAGAGAGCCCAACTTTTACATCAGAGATACccagaggaggacagaaaggagaaaGTGATAGGTGGCTCAGTAATGAACCTGTTTGCCCTGCGGCCTTCTTACCGATCTTGTATCCATCATGAGGTGCCTCTGAGGTCCAATAGCTCGGTCGTGTTTTTGGACAAGTCACTTTGTATATCCCTTGCAGAACTAGAGGGAAGAAGAGCAGGTCAGCCACCTTTGTATACATCCACCTTGTCTGTTCGCCTTAGTGTCTCTTCTTGCCACAGATTCTCCAGAGATCACAAAATAGCCAAAACAAACGAGGGTTTCGGGAGACGCAGAGCAGCCACGTTGGGCAGCAAAAACCACAATGGCCGCGATAGTTCTTTGGGTCACTGCAGAGGTCCTCTATTGAAGAACCTGGGTGAGGTCGACCAAACAGCACCCACTCACGGTGTAAACAACAAGGCTGACGATTCAAATACGCACGGCCTTGGCTCTACTTCAGGATTACTGTCATTCAAAGGCCCCTCATCcacaaagaagaacaggaaTGCAGATGAGGCAGTCATCTCTGTTCGGAGCAATTTCAGGCACAGGAAGCACACTTTGAGCTCTGGCCAAG TGGACTCCAGAACAAAGGGCAAGCAAGCAGGAACTGACAAGACAGCAGAAGGACAAAAAGATGGCTGTTCCAAAGAACGTGAAACAGTTTCCACTTCAGATACGACCTGTTGCTATCATTCCAAACTGCAGGCCAGTGCTCTGGAGGGCACACCCAAGACTCTCAGTCTGAAA GAGGCTTTGGAGCTCTTCAGACCAGATTTCATCTGCAGATCTCAGGGTCGGGTGAGGAGATTGGAGCAGAGGGCTCGGAGAAGGAAAGCACTGCAGGACTCCAATCCAGACCTTGTGCAGGGCCTCGGGGAAGATCGAGGCAAGCAAAAGAGGAAATGCACCACACCGGATCCACTTAGTG aTAACCTTTTCAAGCCTAGAGAGAGGACTATATCAGGCAGGGAGATGCAGCTGAGGTCCAGACG GATTTACAACAAGCTGCCGGAGGTgacaaagaagaaggaggaggagaaaaagagagctGTATCACAAAGCAACAGATTGCGAGCAGAGGTCTTTAAAAAG AGACTCCTGGACCAGATCTTGCAAAGATAA